A region from the Paenibacillus humicola genome encodes:
- a CDS encoding A24 family peptidase — MIDSIPLGAAAALLLFALITDVKAMRIPNLLTGSFFTAGLGFHLLTNGWNGGLNALAGALAGFVPLLVLYLFKGIGAGDVKLFAALGAWIGTAPVLQVLVYTIFYAGGAGAAMVILKRSFGRRMVMGTLLLLLPQQGRLKAAWGAWTTGGIRFPFMIAVTPGALTAWLLMN; from the coding sequence ATGATCGATTCAATTCCACTCGGCGCTGCGGCGGCGCTGCTATTATTCGCTCTCATAACGGATGTCAAAGCCATGCGAATTCCGAATCTGTTGACCGGCAGCTTTTTTACGGCAGGTCTCGGGTTTCATCTGCTGACGAACGGCTGGAACGGCGGTCTGAACGCGCTGGCCGGAGCGCTGGCGGGCTTTGTTCCGCTCTTGGTTCTTTATCTGTTCAAAGGCATCGGCGCAGGCGATGTGAAGCTGTTCGCGGCTCTTGGCGCCTGGATCGGGACAGCCCCCGTCCTGCAGGTGCTGGTGTATACGATTTTTTATGCGGGCGGCGCGGGCGCTGCAATGGTGATTTTGAAAAGGTCGTTCGGCAGACGGATGGTGATGGGGACGCTATTGCTGCTTTTACCCCAGCAAGGCAGACTCAAAGCCGCGTGGGGAGCCTGGACCACGGGCGGGATACGCTTCCCGTTCATGATCGCCGTCACGCCCGGTGCATTAACGGCCTGGCTGCTGATGAATTAG
- a CDS encoding DUF6382 domain-containing protein has translation MNADSMRIDFALNREHEMVVDRETGIRREELDEVEIQMLQSGPIPKLLDIGWIEIDGRVTFRYPLKGKRMLTHRLQAQPIAMADFYTLLLSVVEALDDSRHYMLQTDGFLLDEHTIFVGERWDDIGLVYVPLRAKGTPAASAREAVQQMAVRWIGCVEQPDGKGLQLVLQHLRDNSGSWNGLRQSLLSLIGGMSPARSAGITPVAKPAPLTPGSFAGRDRGLEFQAPLAEPNFVIAARQSEDRLRSPEESLLERNRQHPAWNTGHQPDTPFNGEESGMKSDRLYEFGAENEASASAVQNGLSGEEEEEPAGRSKLIVPAGLIAALAVIWRFLYLASPTKTSLMLSSSLSLMAVAGAIYFGRRARNTSGSAVKAARTDADWSGSDSFVPDSANLERKHASPKRGLSMPYGDPDAMDILASGYADPDAPSAGGHSVEVYQTPTAAPAFASPYPNRPEEEGGRLAAGRFAGFQPQPRDSAGRDPDSPASTWMPERLNSDSTVLLGDGGASIKSAGEGGFCLEREWNGQVTRLPLESNRFIIGRSDNGADFVDDVHGISRTHVELAAEADQTSWSIKDTGSRNGSTINGTAMIPYKSYPLQDGDVFQLAGDSGPQYRFRSGNYIGSGLKV, from the coding sequence GTGAATGCGGATTCGATGCGCATCGATTTTGCGTTAAACCGGGAGCATGAAATGGTCGTTGACCGGGAAACCGGCATTCGCCGGGAGGAGCTTGACGAAGTGGAGATTCAGATGCTCCAAAGCGGGCCGATCCCGAAGCTGCTCGACATCGGATGGATCGAGATCGACGGCCGTGTGACGTTCCGTTATCCCTTGAAAGGAAAACGGATGCTGACGCACAGGCTGCAGGCTCAGCCCATCGCGATGGCCGATTTCTATACGCTGCTGCTGTCCGTCGTGGAGGCGCTCGATGACAGCCGGCACTATATGCTGCAAACGGACGGGTTTCTGCTTGACGAGCATACGATTTTTGTCGGCGAGCGATGGGACGATATCGGTCTGGTTTATGTTCCGCTTCGCGCCAAAGGAACGCCTGCGGCTTCAGCCCGCGAAGCCGTGCAGCAAATGGCCGTCCGCTGGATCGGCTGTGTAGAGCAGCCGGACGGCAAAGGGCTGCAGCTTGTGCTCCAGCATTTGAGAGACAATTCGGGTTCGTGGAACGGGCTGCGGCAATCGCTGCTCTCGCTGATCGGAGGTATGTCCCCGGCAAGAAGTGCCGGGATTACCCCCGTCGCTAAACCGGCTCCGCTTACTCCCGGCTCGTTTGCCGGCCGGGATAGGGGCTTAGAATTTCAGGCTCCCTTGGCCGAACCCAATTTCGTCATCGCGGCGAGGCAGTCTGAGGACCGTCTCCGTTCACCGGAAGAATCGTTGCTCGAACGGAATCGCCAGCATCCCGCATGGAATACCGGACACCAGCCGGATACTCCATTCAATGGAGAAGAATCCGGCATGAAATCCGATCGGCTTTATGAATTTGGCGCTGAAAACGAAGCGTCCGCGTCCGCCGTTCAAAACGGATTGTCCGGTGAGGAAGAGGAAGAGCCTGCAGGACGCTCCAAGCTGATTGTACCCGCGGGTCTCATCGCAGCGCTGGCCGTAATTTGGCGCTTTTTGTATTTGGCTTCCCCGACAAAAACAAGTCTGATGCTCAGCTCGAGTCTTTCCCTAATGGCCGTGGCAGGCGCGATCTATTTTGGCCGAAGGGCCAGAAATACAAGCGGAAGCGCCGTGAAGGCCGCCCGAACGGACGCGGATTGGAGCGGTTCGGACAGTTTCGTCCCGGATTCGGCAAACCTGGAAAGAAAGCATGCGTCTCCAAAGCGCGGGCTGTCGATGCCGTATGGTGATCCCGATGCGATGGACATATTGGCGTCTGGCTATGCGGACCCGGATGCTCCTTCGGCAGGCGGTCATTCCGTAGAAGTTTATCAAACTCCAACTGCGGCTCCCGCATTTGCCTCACCATATCCCAATCGCCCGGAGGAAGAGGGGGGGCGGCTTGCAGCGGGCAGATTCGCCGGCTTTCAGCCGCAGCCTCGGGATTCCGCCGGTCGCGACCCCGATTCACCGGCTTCAACTTGGATGCCCGAAAGGCTAAATTCGGATTCGACGGTTTTACTCGGTGACGGGGGGGCTTCGATTAAATCCGCAGGCGAAGGAGGTTTTTGTCTTGAACGGGAGTGGAACGGACAAGTGACGCGCCTGCCGCTGGAATCGAACCGTTTTATTATCGGGAGATCGGATAACGGAGCGGATTTTGTCGACGATGTTCACGGTATTTCACGCACCCATGTCGAACTGGCGGCGGAAGCGGATCAAACAAGCTGGAGCATTAAAGATACCGGCTCCCGGAACGGGAGCACGATAAACGGGACCGCGATGATTCCCTATAAATCGTATCCCTTGCAGGACGGTGACGTGTTTCAGTTGGCCGGTGACAGCGGTCCTCAATACCGGTTTCGGTCCGGGAATTATATCGGTTCCGGCCTGAAAGTTTAG
- a CDS encoding deoxyribonuclease IV translates to MLKIGSHVSFSDKGLLNAVNEAVSYGSSSFMIYTGAPQNTRRKPIENLYIEEGKAVMKEADINEIVVHAPYIINLGSYKEDTFELAVRFLQEEIRRTDYIGVRNIVLHPGAYTDKDAEFGINRIAEGLNEVLSGTKETNVNIALETMAGKGTEIGRSFEEIAAIIDKVQDNGRLTVCMDTCHMHDAGYDLIGDLDGVLEEFDRIVGLDRVAVVHINDSKNPRGAGKDRHAPVGAGWIGYEAINRVVHHEALQNRPFILETPWIGQDDKTQRPMYEAEIALLRGDASDRFGGDFFEHVEKLHHFFGKQEIDHREYVLSTWDVLKNDAKAKKADPREPMDRLYELVVEHRVLPELSEEDVNKRITAWFAGKSLLARV, encoded by the coding sequence TTGTTGAAAATTGGATCCCACGTTTCTTTTTCCGACAAGGGCTTGCTGAACGCGGTAAACGAAGCGGTCTCCTACGGCTCCAGCTCGTTCATGATTTATACCGGAGCTCCGCAAAACACCCGGCGAAAGCCGATTGAAAATTTATACATCGAGGAAGGCAAAGCGGTCATGAAGGAAGCGGACATTAACGAGATCGTCGTTCACGCTCCTTATATCATCAATTTAGGCTCCTACAAAGAAGACACGTTCGAGCTGGCCGTCCGTTTTCTGCAGGAGGAAATCCGCCGCACCGATTATATCGGCGTTCGGAACATCGTGCTGCATCCGGGCGCTTATACGGACAAAGACGCCGAATTCGGCATCAACCGGATCGCCGAAGGGTTGAACGAGGTGCTGAGCGGCACGAAAGAAACGAATGTCAACATCGCCCTGGAAACGATGGCCGGCAAAGGGACGGAAATCGGCCGCAGCTTCGAGGAAATTGCAGCTATTATCGATAAAGTTCAGGACAACGGCCGGCTGACGGTCTGTATGGATACGTGCCACATGCACGACGCCGGGTACGATCTGATCGGCGATCTGGACGGTGTGCTCGAGGAGTTCGACCGGATTGTCGGCCTCGACCGCGTTGCAGTCGTGCATATCAACGACAGCAAAAACCCGCGCGGCGCAGGCAAGGACCGGCACGCGCCGGTCGGCGCGGGCTGGATCGGCTATGAGGCGATCAATCGCGTCGTGCACCATGAGGCGCTGCAAAACCGCCCGTTCATTCTCGAAACGCCGTGGATCGGGCAGGACGACAAAACGCAGCGCCCGATGTACGAGGCGGAAATCGCGCTGCTCCGCGGCGATGCTTCGGATCGTTTCGGCGGCGATTTTTTCGAGCATGTGGAGAAGCTGCACCATTTCTTTGGCAAGCAGGAAATCGACCATCGCGAATACGTGCTGTCGACCTGGGACGTGCTGAAAAACGATGCGAAAGCGAAAAAAGCCGATCCGCGCGAGCCGATGGACCGGCTGTACGAACTCGTTGTGGAGCATCGCGTGCTTCCCGAGCTGTCGGAAGAGGATGTCAATAAGCGGATAACCGCTTGGTTCGCGGGTAAATCGCTGCTGGCGCGCGTCTAA
- the tkt gene encoding transketolase, with protein MTVSQKSVEQLSIDTIRTLAIDAIEKAKSGHPGMPMGSAPMGYQLFAKTMNHNPSNPGWINRDRFVLSAGHGSMLLYSLLHLSGYDLPLDELKQFRQWGSKTPGHPEFGHTAGVDATTGPLGQGIAMAVGMAMAETHLGAVYNRDGFNVVDHFTYAICGDGDLMEGVASEAASLAAHLKLGKLVVLYDSNDISLDGELNLSFSENVQKRFDAYGWQVLRVEDGNDLEALGKAVAAAQSEPGKPTLIEVKTIIGYGSPNKGGKGGHAGPHGSPLGAEETKLTKEFYGWENEPFTVPDEVRAHFADVKAKGEKANAEWDGMFAAYKSAHPELAAQFETAISGKLPEGWDKDLPVYKTEDKPVSTRVASGNALNGLAKNVPSLAGGSADLESSTMTHLKGLPVFKPGSYEGRNIYFGVREFAMAAAMNGISLHTGIKIYGATFFVFTDYLRPAVRLSALMKLPVTYVLTHDSIAVGEDGPTHEPIEQLASLRIIPHLTVIRPADGNETSAAWAFALQNTSRPVALVLTRQNLPILEGTDTKAREGIAKGAYVVSDADGGKPQAQLIATGSEVQLAVAAQKALAAEGIQVRVISMPSWDLFEAQPQSYKDAVILPDVKARLAIEMASPFGWERYVGDKGAVLGISTFGASAPGDRVISEYGFTVENVVGKVKELL; from the coding sequence ATGACTGTCTCCCAAAAATCCGTCGAGCAGCTGTCGATCGACACGATTCGCACGCTCGCTATCGACGCGATTGAGAAAGCGAAATCGGGCCATCCGGGGATGCCGATGGGCTCTGCACCGATGGGATATCAATTGTTCGCGAAAACGATGAACCATAATCCGTCCAACCCCGGCTGGATCAACCGGGACCGGTTCGTGCTGTCCGCCGGCCACGGCTCGATGCTGCTGTACAGCCTGCTGCATTTGTCCGGCTACGACCTGCCGCTCGACGAGCTGAAGCAGTTCCGCCAATGGGGCTCCAAGACGCCGGGCCATCCGGAGTTCGGCCATACGGCAGGCGTTGACGCGACGACCGGTCCGCTCGGACAAGGCATCGCAATGGCGGTCGGCATGGCGATGGCGGAAACCCATCTCGGCGCGGTCTATAACCGGGACGGCTTTAACGTTGTCGACCATTTTACGTACGCCATTTGCGGCGACGGCGATCTGATGGAAGGCGTTGCGAGCGAAGCGGCTTCGCTGGCGGCTCACCTGAAGCTCGGCAAGCTCGTCGTGCTGTACGATTCGAACGATATTTCGCTTGACGGGGAGCTGAACCTGTCGTTCTCCGAAAATGTGCAGAAGCGTTTCGATGCCTATGGCTGGCAGGTGCTGCGCGTCGAGGACGGCAACGATCTGGAGGCTCTTGGCAAAGCGGTCGCGGCGGCTCAGTCGGAACCGGGCAAGCCGACGCTGATCGAAGTCAAGACGATTATCGGCTACGGCTCGCCGAACAAAGGCGGCAAGGGCGGCCATGCGGGTCCGCACGGTTCGCCTCTCGGTGCGGAGGAAACGAAGCTGACGAAGGAATTTTACGGCTGGGAGAACGAACCGTTTACGGTGCCGGACGAGGTCCGCGCGCATTTTGCCGATGTAAAAGCGAAAGGCGAGAAGGCGAACGCGGAGTGGGACGGCATGTTTGCCGCCTATAAATCCGCACACCCGGAGCTGGCGGCTCAATTCGAAACCGCAATCAGCGGCAAGCTGCCTGAAGGATGGGATAAGGATCTGCCGGTGTATAAGACCGAGGACAAGCCGGTTTCGACCCGCGTCGCTTCCGGCAACGCTTTGAACGGGCTCGCCAAAAACGTGCCGAGTCTGGCCGGCGGCTCCGCCGACCTGGAAAGCTCGACGATGACGCATCTGAAAGGTCTGCCAGTGTTCAAGCCGGGCAGCTACGAAGGCCGCAACATTTATTTCGGCGTTCGCGAGTTTGCGATGGCGGCGGCGATGAACGGCATCAGCCTTCATACCGGTATTAAAATTTACGGCGCGACGTTCTTCGTTTTCACCGACTACCTGCGCCCGGCCGTTCGATTGTCCGCGCTGATGAAGCTGCCGGTCACATACGTGCTGACGCACGACAGCATCGCGGTCGGCGAAGACGGCCCGACGCACGAGCCGATCGAGCAGCTCGCTTCCCTGCGCATCATTCCGCACCTGACGGTGATCCGTCCGGCTGACGGCAATGAAACGTCGGCGGCATGGGCATTCGCGCTCCAAAATACGAGCCGCCCGGTCGCGCTCGTGCTGACGCGCCAAAACCTGCCGATCCTCGAAGGCACGGATACGAAAGCGCGCGAAGGCATCGCCAAAGGCGCTTATGTCGTTTCCGATGCGGACGGCGGCAAACCGCAGGCGCAGCTCATCGCGACCGGCTCCGAGGTGCAGCTTGCGGTAGCGGCGCAAAAGGCGCTCGCGGCCGAAGGCATCCAGGTCCGCGTCATCAGCATGCCGAGCTGGGACCTGTTCGAAGCGCAGCCGCAATCGTACAAAGATGCGGTCATCCTTCCGGACGTAAAAGCGCGCCTGGCGATCGAGATGGCGTCCCCGTTCGGCTGGGAGCGTTACGTCGGCGACAAAGGCGCGGTGCTCGGTATCTCGACGTTCGGAGCTTCCGCACCCGGCGACCGCGTTATCAGCGAATACGGCTTTACGGTCGAGAACGTGGTCGGCAAAGTCAAGGAACTGCTGTAA
- a CDS encoding DUF2621 domain-containing protein, with the protein MGHTPNWFMYFIVFWAFVLLGFMSIGGYFMFRKFLKVLPMRDGKSKLDWQNYWVERSRGMWPEESKAFLDELVSPVPGAFRDIAKHSIAAKIAQVAMESGATEVTRSHCIEGYIRATPKRDYRSLIAFLEKQGIDYTPYRHLLNK; encoded by the coding sequence ATGGGCCATACGCCGAATTGGTTTATGTACTTTATCGTATTTTGGGCGTTCGTGCTGCTCGGGTTTATGTCGATCGGCGGCTATTTCATGTTTCGCAAATTTCTGAAGGTGCTGCCGATGCGCGATGGAAAATCGAAGCTCGATTGGCAAAATTACTGGGTCGAACGAAGCCGCGGCATGTGGCCGGAGGAATCCAAAGCGTTTCTCGACGAGCTCGTTTCCCCGGTGCCGGGCGCGTTCCGCGACATTGCGAAGCATTCCATCGCTGCAAAAATCGCACAGGTCGCCATGGAAAGCGGCGCGACGGAAGTGACGCGAAGCCACTGCATCGAAGGCTACATCCGTGCAACGCCGAAGCGCGATTACCGAAGCCTGATCGCCTTTCTGGAGAAACAGGGAATCGACTACACGCCTTACCGGCATTTGCTGAACAAATAA
- a CDS encoding TadE/TadG family type IV pilus assembly protein, producing MKKLPRSGGPTVNWPRRSRAAAVKDRGDAGSITLEASLTMPIMMMVILFFIFLIRMSAAEMALHGAVSQTVRQAAADIRPAALAVKQVSDRMPDSSERLVPLPDIGEAAGKLAGWLPDPAGPLFSAISRGEWKQTLQDYAATEIGRSVVEPMLGREADKTVLNPDRVRLSKLSLPDLKDGAEPYIGLEAEYEFMLGLPFTKRSIVLREQAEERAWIADSAPAPSYEAESDGSKARIQIVSIAPNPLRPGRNAHVTVKTDPGRTVSIEVRYKSGLSTAKHLGDTAADSEGAAEWSWLVSGNTTPGVWELTVSANDGTKVSRHFIVEKSDSGQQTP from the coding sequence ATGAAGAAACTACCACGATCGGGTGGTCCTACGGTTAATTGGCCCCGGAGGAGTCGGGCCGCCGCCGTAAAGGACCGGGGAGATGCGGGCAGCATTACGCTGGAGGCGTCGCTTACGATGCCGATTATGATGATGGTGATCCTGTTTTTTATCTTTTTGATCCGTATGTCCGCAGCAGAGATGGCGCTTCATGGCGCCGTATCTCAAACGGTTCGGCAGGCGGCCGCCGATATCCGTCCGGCAGCGCTTGCGGTGAAGCAGGTTTCCGACCGCATGCCCGATTCCTCTGAAAGGCTTGTGCCGCTTCCCGACATCGGCGAGGCGGCCGGCAAGCTTGCTGGATGGCTGCCGGACCCGGCAGGACCGCTGTTTTCCGCAATAAGCCGCGGCGAATGGAAGCAGACGCTACAGGATTATGCCGCTACGGAAATCGGACGCTCGGTCGTGGAGCCGATGCTGGGGCGCGAGGCGGACAAGACGGTGCTGAATCCGGACCGGGTTCGGCTGAGCAAGCTTTCGCTTCCCGATTTGAAGGATGGTGCGGAGCCTTACATCGGGCTGGAAGCGGAGTACGAGTTTATGCTGGGCCTTCCGTTCACGAAGCGCTCCATTGTCTTAAGAGAACAAGCCGAAGAAAGGGCGTGGATCGCAGATAGCGCTCCCGCTCCAAGCTACGAAGCGGAATCGGACGGCTCAAAGGCGCGGATCCAAATCGTTTCGATCGCCCCGAACCCGTTAAGACCGGGAAGGAATGCGCATGTAACGGTCAAGACCGACCCCGGCCGGACCGTCTCGATCGAGGTACGCTATAAAAGCGGTCTCAGCACGGCGAAACATTTGGGCGACACGGCGGCGGACAGCGAAGGCGCAGCCGAATGGAGCTGGCTTGTTTCGGGCAATACGACGCCCGGAGTATGGGAGCTGACCGTTTCCGCGAACGACGGTACGAAGGTATCGCGTCATTTTATTGTAGAAAAGTCCGATTCCGGGCAACAAACGCCATAG
- a CDS encoding pyrimidine/purine nucleoside phosphorylase yields MIQFDNVSVVKKANIYFDGKVTSRAVLFPDGTKKTLGIMLPGEYEFGTDTIEVMEIVAGDLQVQLPGESEWIHIAGEGEFTVPANAKFKLKVAAVTDYICSYLHE; encoded by the coding sequence ATGATTCAATTCGATAACGTTTCCGTCGTGAAGAAAGCGAACATTTATTTTGACGGCAAAGTGACTAGCCGCGCGGTGCTTTTTCCGGACGGCACCAAAAAAACGCTCGGCATCATGCTGCCGGGCGAATACGAATTCGGTACCGATACGATTGAAGTGATGGAGATCGTTGCGGGCGACCTGCAGGTCCAGCTGCCGGGCGAATCCGAATGGATTCATATCGCCGGAGAAGGCGAGTTTACGGTACCGGCTAACGCGAAATTCAAGCTGAAGGTCGCCGCCGTAACGGACTACATTTGCTCTTACCTTCACGAATAG
- the purU gene encoding formyltetrahydrofolate deformylase — MITTYTPQQSEHRPDKLNRARMLISCPDRPGIVAAVSQFLYEHGANIVQSDQYSMDPGGGMFFIRFEFDLNDLERELPVLQEDFLRVADRFDMKWHTFRASRKKRLAIFVSKEDHCLLELLWQWQAGDLDAEIAMVISNHPDMQGLVESFGIAYHHIPVTPDTKAEAERKQLEAVTGKADLIVLARYMQIITPRFIEQFPNRVINIHHSFLPAFVGGKPYAQAYQRGVKIIGATAHYVTEELDGGPIIEQDVQRVSHRDNVDDLKRIGRTIERVVLARAVKWHIEDRILVHQNKTVVF, encoded by the coding sequence ATGATTACAACTTATACCCCCCAGCAATCCGAGCATCGGCCGGATAAGCTAAACCGGGCGCGCATGCTCATTTCCTGCCCGGACCGGCCGGGCATCGTTGCGGCCGTTTCGCAGTTTTTGTATGAGCACGGCGCAAATATCGTTCAATCGGACCAGTATTCGATGGACCCGGGCGGCGGCATGTTTTTTATCCGGTTCGAATTCGATTTGAACGATTTGGAACGAGAGCTTCCGGTGCTGCAGGAGGATTTTTTGCGGGTGGCCGACCGGTTTGACATGAAATGGCACACGTTCCGCGCAAGCCGCAAAAAACGGCTGGCCATTTTCGTTTCGAAGGAAGACCACTGCTTGCTGGAGCTGCTGTGGCAGTGGCAGGCGGGCGATTTGGACGCTGAAATTGCAATGGTGATCAGCAATCATCCCGATATGCAGGGCCTTGTCGAATCCTTCGGCATCGCCTACCATCATATTCCGGTCACTCCGGATACGAAGGCCGAAGCGGAGCGCAAGCAGCTTGAGGCTGTGACCGGCAAAGCGGACCTGATCGTGCTGGCCCGCTACATGCAGATCATTACGCCGAGATTCATCGAGCAGTTCCCAAACCGGGTTATTAATATTCACCATTCGTTCCTACCGGCATTTGTAGGCGGAAAGCCATACGCGCAGGCTTATCAGCGCGGCGTGAAAATCATCGGGGCCACCGCCCATTACGTCACGGAGGAGCTCGACGGCGGCCCGATCATCGAACAGGACGTGCAGCGCGTCAGCCACCGCGACAACGTCGACGATTTGAAGCGAATCGGCCGGACGATCGAGCGGGTCGTTTTGGCCCGTGCCGTCAAATGGCACATCGAGGACCGGATTCTGGTGCATCAGAACAAAACGGTCGTCTTTTAA
- a CDS encoding TIGR01777 family oxidoreductase, whose protein sequence is MKVAVTGGTGFIGRALVKALLERGDEVLVISRQTGASLADPQNLHRITWSMLEAAPSGMEGVDAVVNLAGESINQRWNDAAKALILQSRLDAAERIGNAVAALANKPSVVVNASGISIYGTSESETFDERSAPNITDFLSEVVKHWEAAADIIDVPRLVKVRVGVVLGTEGGAFPKMALPFRLFAGGRVGSGKQWLSWIHIRDMTRLLLFCIDNPRMEGPVNAAAPVPVTNDQFGRALAAAMRRPYLFPVPAFVMKAIFGELSVLLLEGQRVVPGKALEAGFEFRYPTIESAIHQLTGKSSPM, encoded by the coding sequence ATGAAGGTTGCGGTAACCGGCGGGACGGGGTTTATCGGCAGGGCGCTGGTAAAAGCGCTGCTGGAACGCGGCGACGAGGTGCTTGTCATATCCAGGCAGACGGGCGCCTCGTTAGCGGATCCCCAAAATCTGCATCGCATCACATGGTCCATGCTCGAAGCCGCTCCTTCCGGCATGGAAGGGGTCGATGCGGTCGTCAATCTGGCAGGTGAATCGATCAATCAGCGATGGAACGATGCGGCGAAGGCGCTCATTCTTCAGTCCAGACTCGATGCCGCCGAACGGATCGGGAATGCGGTCGCGGCACTTGCTAACAAGCCCTCCGTCGTTGTAAACGCCTCGGGTATTTCCATTTACGGCACTTCGGAAAGCGAGACGTTTGACGAACGAAGCGCACCGAATATAACCGATTTCCTGTCGGAAGTGGTCAAGCATTGGGAAGCGGCCGCGGACATAATCGACGTTCCGCGTCTCGTCAAGGTCCGGGTCGGTGTGGTGCTTGGAACGGAAGGCGGCGCTTTTCCGAAAATGGCTCTGCCGTTCCGGCTGTTTGCCGGAGGCAGGGTCGGCAGCGGCAAGCAATGGCTGTCGTGGATCCATATCCGCGATATGACGCGACTTCTGCTGTTCTGCATCGACAACCCGCGGATGGAAGGCCCCGTTAACGCAGCGGCGCCGGTTCCGGTCACGAACGACCAGTTCGGACGGGCGCTCGCAGCCGCGATGCGAAGACCCTATTTGTTTCCCGTACCCGCTTTCGTCATGAAGGCGATTTTCGGCGAACTGTCCGTTCTGCTCCTGGAGGGTCAACGCGTCGTCCCGGGTAAAGCGCTCGAAGCCGGCTTCGAATTCCGCTACCCGACTATCGAAAGCGCCATTCACCAGCTCACCGGGAAAAGCAGCCCCATGTAG
- a CDS encoding TadE/TadG family type IV pilus assembly protein: MKFSARFHKLLKRLPLRSEEGGFAVEASLVLPVVFGTLLAMILFSMYVYQQVIVYSAASITAERAAFRWDNSYREKMNGMGITGKYDGLYWRMSGNGALQSLFQTGGGENSGETAIDFGGAAPAGEDGASGLPVLKMEKAVSRVPDSYEGRIRYSFGLLQKKISVTLREPMSVPALNKLLGRSEPEAEAGAVIVDPVEFIRDIDLVRYYTAKFKEGPDAGKQREQASEVLESRKALESKPSS, from the coding sequence ATGAAATTTTCAGCTAGATTTCACAAGCTGCTCAAGCGGCTGCCGCTTCGGAGCGAAGAAGGGGGCTTCGCAGTCGAAGCTTCACTCGTCCTGCCCGTCGTGTTCGGCACGCTGCTGGCGATGATTTTGTTCAGCATGTACGTTTACCAGCAGGTAATCGTATACAGCGCGGCGTCCATTACAGCGGAACGAGCCGCTTTTCGCTGGGACAACAGCTACCGGGAGAAGATGAACGGCATGGGCATTACGGGCAAATACGACGGTTTATATTGGCGGATGTCCGGGAACGGCGCGCTTCAATCGCTGTTTCAAACCGGAGGCGGAGAGAACTCCGGCGAGACGGCAATCGATTTCGGAGGCGCAGCGCCTGCAGGAGAAGATGGTGCTTCCGGACTCCCGGTTTTAAAAATGGAGAAAGCCGTCTCCCGTGTTCCCGATTCTTACGAAGGGCGAATACGCTACAGCTTTGGATTGCTCCAGAAAAAAATTTCGGTAACTCTACGCGAGCCGATGTCGGTCCCCGCCTTGAACAAGCTGCTTGGCCGATCCGAACCGGAAGCCGAGGCCGGAGCCGTCATTGTCGACCCGGTCGAATTTATTCGCGACATCGATTTGGTCCGCTACTATACGGCCAAGTTTAAGGAGGGGCCGGATGCCGGGAAGCAGCGGGAGCAGGCGTCCGAAGTGCTGGAGAGCCGGAAGGCGCTTGAATCGAAGCCTTCCTCTTAA